A window of the Scandinavium goeteborgense genome harbors these coding sequences:
- the dnaN gene encoding DNA polymerase III subunit beta has product MKFTVEREHLLKPLQQVSGPLGGRPTLPILGNLLLQVADGSLSLTGTDLEMEMVARVALLQPHEPGATTVPARKFFDICRGLPEGAEIAVQLEGDRMLVRSGRSRFSLSTLPAADFPNLDDWQSEVEFTVAQATMKRLIEATQFSMAHQDVRYYLNGMLFETEGEELRTVATDGHRLAVCSMPIGETLPNHSVIVPRKGVIELMRMLDGGDNPMRVQIGSNNIRAHVGDFIFTSKLVDGRFPDYRRVLPKNPDKHLDAGCDILKQAFARAAILSNEKFRGVRLYVSENQLKITANNPEQEEAEEILDVTYAGTEMEIGFNVSYVLDVLNALKCENVRILLTDSVSSVQIEDAASQSAAYVVMPMRL; this is encoded by the coding sequence ATGAAATTTACCGTTGAACGTGAACATTTATTAAAACCGCTGCAGCAGGTAAGTGGCCCATTAGGTGGTCGCCCAACGTTGCCGATTTTGGGTAATTTACTGCTGCAGGTTGCAGACGGTTCCTTGTCATTGACCGGAACCGACCTTGAAATGGAAATGGTCGCACGCGTCGCGCTGCTTCAGCCGCACGAGCCGGGCGCCACCACTGTGCCAGCGCGCAAGTTCTTCGATATTTGCCGTGGCTTGCCGGAAGGGGCTGAAATTGCCGTACAGCTTGAGGGTGACCGCATGTTGGTACGCTCTGGCCGTAGCCGTTTCTCGCTTTCTACGCTGCCTGCTGCCGATTTCCCGAACCTCGACGACTGGCAAAGCGAAGTGGAATTCACCGTTGCTCAGGCGACGATGAAACGCCTGATTGAAGCGACCCAGTTTTCCATGGCGCATCAGGACGTTCGTTACTACTTAAACGGCATGCTGTTCGAAACCGAAGGTGAAGAACTGCGTACCGTCGCGACCGACGGCCACCGTCTGGCGGTCTGCTCGATGCCTATCGGCGAAACGTTGCCGAACCATTCGGTGATCGTACCGCGTAAAGGCGTTATCGAGCTGATGCGTATGCTCGACGGCGGCGACAACCCGATGCGTGTGCAGATTGGCAGCAACAACATCCGCGCACACGTGGGCGATTTCATCTTCACCTCTAAACTGGTGGATGGTCGTTTCCCGGACTACCGTCGCGTGTTGCCGAAAAACCCGGATAAACATCTCGATGCGGGCTGTGACATTCTCAAACAGGCCTTTGCCCGTGCGGCGATTCTCTCGAATGAGAAATTCCGTGGCGTGCGTCTGTATGTCAGCGAAAATCAGCTGAAAATCACCGCCAACAACCCGGAACAGGAAGAAGCAGAAGAAATTCTGGATGTCACCTACGCCGGGACCGAGATGGAAATCGGCTTCAACGTCAGCTACGTACTGGATGTGCTCAATGCACTGAAATGCGAAAACGTCCGTATTCTGCTGACCGACTCCGTATCCAGCGTTCAGATTGAAGATGCAGCCAGCCAAAGCGCGGCTTACGTTGTTATGCCAATGAGATTGTAA
- the recF gene encoding DNA replication/repair protein RecF (All proteins in this family for which functions are known are DNA-binding proteins that assist the filamentation of RecA onto DNA for the initiation of recombination or recombinational repair.), translating into MALTRLLIRDFRNIESADLALSPGFNFLVGANGSGKTSVLEAIYTLGHGRAFRSLQIGRVIRHEQESFILHGRLQGQEREISIGLTKDKQGDSKVRIDGTDGHKVAELALLMPMQLITPEGFTLLNGGPKYRRAFLDWGCFHNEAGFFTAWSNLKRLLKQRNAALRQVTRYAQLRPWDMELIPLAEQISQWRAEYSAGIAEDMADTCKQFLPEFSLTFSFQRGWEKETDYSEVLERNFERDRMLTYTAHGPHKADFRIRADGAPVEDTLSRGQLKLLMCALRLAQGEFLTRESGRRCLYLIDDFASELDDERRGLLASRLKATESQVFVSAISAEHVMDMSDKNSKMFSVEKGKITD; encoded by the coding sequence ATGGCGCTAACCCGCTTGTTGATCCGCGACTTTCGCAATATTGAAAGCGCGGATCTTGCTTTATCCCCTGGCTTTAATTTCCTGGTCGGTGCCAACGGCAGCGGAAAAACCAGCGTTCTGGAAGCCATCTACACGCTCGGCCACGGTCGGGCGTTTCGCAGTTTGCAAATAGGCCGCGTAATTCGCCACGAGCAGGAATCGTTCATTTTACATGGGCGTCTGCAAGGTCAGGAGCGCGAGATCTCGATTGGCCTCACCAAAGACAAACAGGGCGACAGCAAAGTTCGCATCGACGGCACCGACGGTCACAAGGTGGCTGAACTGGCGCTGCTGATGCCGATGCAGCTCATCACCCCCGAAGGGTTTACTTTACTCAACGGCGGCCCCAAATACAGAAGAGCCTTCCTCGATTGGGGATGCTTTCACAACGAAGCCGGTTTCTTTACCGCCTGGAGCAATCTCAAGCGTTTGCTGAAACAGCGTAACGCCGCATTGCGTCAGGTGACCCGCTACGCCCAGCTGCGTCCGTGGGACATGGAACTTATCCCGCTGGCCGAGCAAATCAGTCAATGGCGAGCGGAATACAGTGCGGGGATCGCCGAAGATATGGCGGATACCTGCAAACAGTTTCTTCCTGAATTCAGTCTGACCTTTTCTTTCCAGCGCGGCTGGGAAAAAGAGACCGACTATTCAGAGGTGCTTGAACGGAATTTCGAGCGCGACCGAATGCTGACCTACACCGCCCACGGCCCGCACAAAGCGGATTTCCGCATTCGTGCCGATGGCGCACCGGTGGAGGACACTCTGTCGCGTGGGCAGCTCAAACTGCTGATGTGCGCCTTACGTCTGGCGCAAGGTGAGTTTCTGACCCGTGAAAGCGGGCGGCGCTGCCTGTACCTAATAGATGATTTTGCCTCGGAACTTGATGACGAGCGCCGCGGTCTGCTGGCAAGCAGACTCAAAGCGACCGAGTCGCAGGTTTTTGTCAGCGCCATTAGCGCTGAACACGTAATGGACATGTCGGACAAAAATTCGAAGATGTTCAGCGTGGAAAAAGGTAAAATAACGGATTAA